A single genomic interval of Myxosarcina sp. GI1 harbors:
- a CDS encoding phytanoyl-CoA dioxygenase family protein: MKVSNLNPFKKETTNEHDRIVFDLKGYLVKPAVLNKAEVEKLKKFVLRQRNDPDSLPPHQRCLPGGAFAELIDHPAVMSVLRDVIDRDTEKIRLENVFLNYRERGEGEWKPHAGGLTTNPNYAYNFQHGRIYAGMTRVVWELTEVLPDKGGTCFIPGSHKSNYNIRSSPLASIDARDSGLWESYSCPPGSLIIFSEAVRHSADLWQNPHNPRVAIFCAYNHINVRHHKPDVPPEVIKKLAPKHRHFFREVYHPQFDRF, encoded by the coding sequence ATGAAAGTTTCTAACTTAAATCCTTTTAAAAAAGAAACTACCAACGAACACGATCGCATTGTTTTCGATCTCAAAGGCTATTTAGTCAAGCCTGCTGTATTAAATAAAGCGGAGGTAGAGAAACTTAAAAAATTTGTTTTGCGACAGCGAAACGATCCTGATTCTCTACCACCACATCAGCGTTGTTTGCCTGGGGGTGCTTTTGCCGAACTAATCGACCATCCTGCGGTAATGAGCGTACTGCGTGACGTTATCGATCGCGATACAGAAAAAATTCGTTTGGAAAATGTTTTTCTTAACTATCGAGAACGGGGAGAAGGAGAATGGAAGCCTCATGCTGGAGGACTCACTACCAATCCTAATTATGCTTATAACTTTCAACACGGGCGTATTTATGCAGGGATGACGCGAGTAGTTTGGGAACTTACGGAAGTTTTACCAGACAAAGGAGGGACTTGTTTTATTCCTGGCAGTCATAAGTCTAACTACAACATCCGTAGCAGTCCTTTAGCTAGTATCGATGCGCGAGATTCGGGACTGTGGGAAAGCTATAGTTGCCCTCCTGGATCTTTAATTATTTTTTCAGAAGCAGTGCGTCATTCGGCTGACTTATGGCAAAATCCTCATAATCCTAGAGTGGCAATTTTTTGCGCCTACAACCATATTAATGTACGCCACCATAAACCAGATGTTCCACCAGAGGTTATTAAAAAACTAGCTCCCAAACATCGGCATTTCTTTCGCGAAGTGTATCATCCTCAATTCGATCGCTTTTAA
- a CDS encoding PhzF family phenazine biosynthesis protein, producing MGQKIIQVDAFSDRVFKGNPAAVCILEQPVTEEWMQLVAREMNLSETAFLSPVRDGYNLRWFTPTTEVPLCGHATLASAHVIWTEEKRASDSSIHFYTKSGLLTANYKNKWIELDFPVNHSQKVATPQELATALGLPVKNTLINSLGYLVEVESPDLVRNIQPNFALLKTLTTSDVIVTSKAETDTEYDFVSRFFAPGLGIDEDPVTGAAHCCLAPFWRDRLGKDELLAYQASSRGGTVKVKYSGGERVLLGGQAVTVMRGELSINNEQ from the coding sequence ATGGGACAAAAAATAATTCAAGTTGACGCTTTTAGCGATCGCGTCTTTAAGGGAAATCCTGCCGCAGTCTGTATTTTAGAGCAACCCGTAACCGAAGAATGGATGCAGTTAGTCGCCAGAGAAATGAATCTTTCCGAGACTGCTTTTTTAAGTCCCGTCCGAGATGGTTATAATTTACGTTGGTTTACCCCTACTACAGAAGTTCCTCTCTGCGGACATGCAACTTTAGCTAGCGCACACGTAATTTGGACAGAGGAGAAGCGAGCGAGCGATAGTTCGATTCATTTTTATACTAAAAGCGGTTTGTTAACTGCTAATTACAAAAATAAATGGATTGAGTTAGATTTTCCCGTCAATCATTCTCAGAAAGTAGCAACACCTCAAGAATTAGCTACAGCTTTAGGACTCCCTGTTAAAAACACCTTAATTAATTCCCTCGGTTATTTAGTCGAAGTCGAGTCACCAGATTTGGTTAGAAATATCCAGCCCAATTTTGCCTTACTTAAAACTCTGACTACCTCCGATGTTATCGTCACCAGTAAAGCAGAAACCGATACAGAATACGATTTTGTTTCGCGCTTTTTCGCACCTGGTTTGGGCATTGATGAAGATCCCGTAACGGGTGCGGCGCATTGCTGTCTGGCTCCTTTTTGGCGCGATCGCCTGGGAAAAGACGAATTATTAGCATACCAAGCTTCTAGTAGAGGTGGTACGGTCAAAGTTAAGTACAGTGGTGGCGAGCGTGTGTTACTTGGCGGACAGGCAGTTACCGTAATGCGCGGTGAGTTATCGATAAACAATGAGCAATGA
- a CDS encoding isoaspartyl peptidase/L-asparaginase → MSDRIQPKLIIHGGAGARLQSEEGEIVVREALHSIIEKIYPMLLDDANAMDVVVRGCQLLEDRQIFNAGTGSVLQSDGQIRMSASLMNGISQRFSGVINVSRVRHPIDIAKFLQTDDDRVLSDYGAAELLRELNTPIHDPLVDIRLKEWMQERYDHFQHEMAGVVAEPELTIPHEARKGTIGVVALDSSGQIAAGTSTGGKGLERIGRVSDSAMPAGNYADALAGVSCTGIGEDIMEECLAARIVIRVTDGLSLNKAMKKSLQECRDRHRELAAIALAADGTIAWGKTSEVLLAAYHDGEKIGDTLKWSKKKELIGYL, encoded by the coding sequence ATGTCCGATCGGATACAGCCCAAATTAATTATTCATGGTGGCGCAGGTGCTCGACTTCAGAGTGAAGAAGGTGAAATTGTAGTTCGCGAAGCACTACATTCTATTATCGAAAAAATTTATCCTATGCTACTCGACGATGCTAACGCTATGGATGTAGTAGTAAGAGGATGTCAATTATTAGAAGATAGACAAATATTTAATGCTGGTACTGGTTCTGTGTTGCAATCTGACGGACAAATCCGTATGAGTGCTTCTTTAATGAATGGGATCTCACAGCGTTTTAGCGGTGTGATTAACGTCTCTCGCGTAAGACACCCGATTGACATTGCTAAATTTTTGCAAACCGATGACGATCGCGTGCTTTCCGATTATGGCGCGGCAGAACTATTAAGAGAATTAAATACGCCCATTCACGATCCTCTAGTAGATATTCGCCTTAAAGAGTGGATGCAGGAAAGATACGACCATTTTCAACATGAAATGGCGGGTGTAGTAGCAGAACCAGAACTGACAATACCCCACGAAGCGAGAAAAGGTACTATAGGCGTAGTAGCTTTGGATTCATCGGGGCAAATTGCCGCAGGTACTTCAACTGGAGGTAAGGGTTTAGAACGAATTGGCAGAGTTAGCGATTCGGCAATGCCAGCAGGAAATTACGCCGATGCCTTGGCAGGGGTTAGCTGTACGGGAATCGGTGAAGACATCATGGAAGAGTGTCTGGCGGCAAGAATCGTGATTCGCGTTACCGATGGTCTATCTCTAAACAAAGCGATGAAAAAATCTTTGCAAGAATGCCGCGATCGCCATAGAGAGTTAGCTGCAATTGCTCTAGCTGCCGATGGTACGATTGCCTGGGGTAAAACCAGCGAAGTTTTACTTGCGGCATACCATGACGGCGAAAAAATTGGCGATACTCTTAAGTGGAGCAAAAAGAAAGAGCTTATTGGTTATCTTTAA
- a CDS encoding DUF2256 domain-containing protein codes for MARQGSKSDLPSKVCPVCGKPFTWRKKWEKCWDEVKYCSERCRRRKSGKVDRA; via the coding sequence ATGGCGCGACAAGGTTCAAAATCAGATTTACCAAGCAAAGTTTGTCCCGTTTGCGGCAAACCCTTCACCTGGCGCAAAAAATGGGAAAAATGCTGGGATGAAGTGAAATATTGTTCGGAAAGATGTCGTCGCCGCAAATCTGGGAAGGTCGATCGCGCCTAA
- a CDS encoding ATP-grasp domain-containing protein, with translation MSRKKIFNHDIMHCTHDAVSGNYLYSGRVLGMTEPEDIIQLHPELKSQWQAITSHYDNIGLSHSQNPIWDVSFQKFKDYPDRETSVFIFCDEMLDSDRETSDGYLEWKMVVEFINSKNNFIRLAEELNVPVPLTICASTKAQLLSNDKIPYPCYLKPAVSVDGVGIYRCEDRQELDEALTNLADDIPLQLQQEVVTPRFLNLQYQITKAGVEPLVATEQILDGFAHQGNRYPTAYQPWDIVEPMANWMAEKGMREIFAFDVAVIDKEDKTQYYAIECNPRFNGASYPTGIARKLNIDSWSSETFTSNHKSLEDLNLKGLEYDPAQKTGVILVNWGSILVGKIAVLLAGSLDEQDKLRQGLKERLE, from the coding sequence ATGTCTCGAAAGAAAATTTTTAATCACGACATCATGCACTGTACCCATGATGCCGTTTCAGGCAACTATCTTTATTCGGGTAGAGTGCTAGGTATGACCGAACCAGAAGATATAATTCAACTTCATCCAGAGTTAAAAAGCCAGTGGCAAGCAATTACTTCTCACTATGACAATATTGGTTTGAGTCATAGCCAAAACCCAATTTGGGATGTGTCATTTCAGAAATTTAAAGACTACCCCGATCGCGAAACCTCGGTATTTATTTTTTGTGATGAAATGCTCGATTCCGACCGAGAGACTAGCGATGGCTATCTAGAGTGGAAAATGGTAGTTGAATTTATTAATTCTAAAAACAATTTTATTCGTTTGGCAGAAGAATTAAACGTACCCGTACCACTCACAATTTGTGCCTCAACTAAAGCGCAGCTATTGAGTAACGATAAAATTCCCTATCCCTGCTATCTCAAACCAGCAGTATCCGTTGACGGGGTAGGTATCTATCGCTGCGAAGATCGCCAGGAATTAGATGAAGCACTTACAAATCTAGCTGACGATATACCCTTACAGTTGCAACAAGAAGTAGTTACACCGAGATTTTTAAATCTTCAATATCAAATTACCAAAGCAGGAGTCGAACCTTTAGTCGCAACCGAGCAAATACTAGATGGTTTTGCCCATCAAGGCAATCGCTATCCTACAGCCTATCAACCTTGGGATATAGTCGAGCCGATGGCAAACTGGATGGCAGAAAAAGGCATGAGAGAAATATTTGCTTTTGACGTGGCGGTAATAGATAAAGAAGATAAAACACAGTACTATGCGATCGAATGCAACCCGCGATTTAACGGCGCGAGTTATCCTACGGGAATAGCGCGAAAGCTAAACATCGATAGTTGGTCTAGCGAGACATTTACTAGCAATCACAAATCTCTTGAAGATTTAAATCTTAAAGGCTTGGAATACGATCCCGCTCAAAAAACTGGGGTAATTTTAGTTAACTGGGGCAGCATACTAGTAGGCAAAATTGCCGTGTTGCTTGCAGGTTCCCTCGACGAACAAGACAAATTAAGACAAGGTTTAAAAGAAAGATTGGAGTAA
- a CDS encoding site-2 protease family protein has translation MQGFRLASIFGFEIRVDLSWLLIFFLILWTLTADLFPFNYPGLNNSTYIVMGTAGTLLFFTSLLLHEISHSLVAKAKDIPVEGITLFAFGGVSRTRMDAETPGDEFQIAVVGPLTSLALSGLFALVSYFGQSNGWNIAVTGVASYLAWINLVLAIFNLLPGFPLDGGRLFRSTVWKFTNNLKTATRVASIGGRILGFGLIALGFWQLFSPVPNLIGGLWLILIGWFLNNAAATSYRELVLRTMLEGSRVKEVMTLQPETVPADLNLEELMDNYFFNRYYQSFPVIESDRAIGMITLNQVKGVARQKWTQHTVKEMMIPIEENIAIEPQKDMTTALTQMQEARSRRLLVMDNGNLAGIISATDIANWLRRQQEFGDTLPKKVFKRPQRQEASQIPSSQT, from the coding sequence ATGCAAGGATTTAGATTAGCTTCGATTTTCGGTTTTGAAATTCGTGTCGATCTCTCATGGCTGCTGATTTTCTTTTTAATCTTATGGACTCTAACGGCAGATTTGTTTCCCTTTAACTATCCAGGATTAAACAACAGCACTTACATAGTCATGGGTACGGCAGGAACGCTGTTGTTTTTCACCTCTTTATTACTACACGAAATTTCGCATTCACTGGTAGCAAAGGCTAAAGATATTCCCGTAGAAGGAATCACTTTGTTTGCCTTTGGCGGTGTATCTCGCACGCGGATGGATGCCGAAACCCCAGGAGATGAGTTTCAAATTGCAGTGGTAGGTCCATTAACTAGCCTGGCACTATCTGGGTTGTTTGCTCTAGTTTCTTATTTTGGACAGAGTAACGGTTGGAATATTGCCGTAACAGGAGTAGCTTCTTACCTTGCCTGGATCAATCTGGTTCTGGCTATTTTTAACCTCCTACCAGGATTTCCTCTCGATGGCGGACGGTTGTTTCGTTCGACGGTCTGGAAATTTACCAATAACCTGAAAACTGCTACTCGCGTCGCTTCAATTGGCGGTAGAATCTTAGGTTTTGGCTTAATTGCTTTAGGCTTCTGGCAGTTATTTAGTCCCGTACCTAATTTGATTGGTGGACTATGGCTAATTTTGATTGGCTGGTTTTTAAACAATGCCGCAGCAACCAGTTATCGAGAATTAGTACTTCGTACTATGCTAGAAGGTTCTCGCGTCAAAGAAGTAATGACCCTGCAACCAGAAACAGTACCAGCCGACCTAAACTTAGAAGAATTAATGGATAATTACTTTTTCAATCGTTACTATCAATCTTTTCCCGTAATCGAAAGCGATCGCGCCATTGGTATGATTACTCTCAATCAGGTAAAAGGAGTAGCGAGACAAAAATGGACGCAGCACACAGTAAAAGAGATGATGATTCCCATTGAAGAAAATATTGCCATCGAACCGCAAAAAGACATGACTACTGCTTTAACTCAAATGCAGGAAGCGCGATCGCGTCGGTTATTAGTTATGGATAATGGCAACCTGGCGGGTATTATCTCGGCAACGGATATTGCTAACTGGCTACGGCGACAGCAAGAATTTGGCGATACTCTACCGAAAAAAGTCTTTAAACGACCTCAAAGACAAGAAGCCAGTCAAATTCCCTCTAGCCAAACATAA
- a CDS encoding peroxiredoxin, with protein MSISVGDRVPSTNLSLLSSGEPEEISTDKLFSDKKVVLVAVTGAFTPACSNDHLPGFVRQAEQIKQHNIDAIACVSVNDPFVMDAWGKATNANDKIMMLADSDAKFTKAMGMEADMSDMGFGIRSQRYAAIVENGVVKELEVDKMGEVEASTAEKVLAKL; from the coding sequence ATGAGTATTTCTGTAGGCGATCGCGTTCCTTCTACAAACCTATCATTGCTAAGTTCTGGAGAGCCAGAAGAGATATCTACCGACAAACTATTTTCTGATAAAAAAGTAGTGCTGGTAGCAGTTACGGGGGCGTTTACTCCTGCCTGTTCCAACGATCATTTACCAGGCTTCGTTCGGCAAGCAGAACAGATTAAACAGCATAATATAGATGCTATTGCCTGTGTTTCTGTCAACGATCCCTTCGTAATGGATGCTTGGGGCAAAGCTACAAATGCCAACGACAAAATAATGATGCTTGCCGACAGCGACGCTAAGTTTACAAAAGCGATGGGTATGGAAGCCGACATGAGTGATATGGGCTTTGGCATTAGATCGCAACGCTATGCAGCTATAGTAGAAAATGGTGTAGTGAAGGAATTAGAAGTAGACAAAATGGGCGAAGTAGAAGCCAGCACCGCCGAAAAAGTATTAGCCAAACTGTAG
- the tal gene encoding transaldolase: MTNNPLLEIDNYGQSIWMDNLNRSLIESGELKQMIEDYGIRGITSNPSIFEKAIAGNQIYDADIEAGVKAGKSVSEIYESLIFDDIRHTCDLFRPIYEQTGGLDGYVSIEVSPRLARDTPGTVEEALRFYRAIDRDNVMIKIPGTPEGFPAVERVISQGINVNVTLLFSVESYENAAWAYIRGLEDRVAKNQPIDKIASVASFFLSRIDTKIDDRIDERLKNIGTENLGEESRLQQIQGKVAIANAKVAYQKQQEILKSDRWQALKEKGANLQRLLWASTSTKNPKYSDVMYVNELVAPNTVNTMPPDTMQACADHCDPAANRIEINVEESYRLLESLKDPDVEIDLDEVMYELLEEGIDKFIKPFDSLQQTLESKVKQLSPV, from the coding sequence ATGACTAATAATCCACTTTTAGAAATCGATAACTACGGACAAAGCATTTGGATGGATAATCTCAACCGCAGTCTGATTGAGTCTGGAGAACTAAAACAGATGATTGAAGACTACGGAATACGGGGAATTACCTCCAATCCCAGCATTTTTGAAAAAGCAATTGCTGGCAATCAAATTTACGATGCCGACATTGAAGCAGGTGTTAAAGCAGGTAAGTCGGTAAGCGAAATTTATGAGTCTTTAATCTTTGACGATATTCGCCATACTTGCGATCTGTTTCGTCCGATTTACGAACAGACGGGAGGACTCGACGGCTATGTAAGTATTGAAGTTTCTCCACGCTTAGCCAGAGATACTCCAGGTACGGTAGAAGAAGCATTACGCTTTTATCGAGCTATCGATCGCGACAATGTAATGATTAAAATACCTGGAACACCCGAAGGTTTTCCCGCAGTGGAAAGAGTAATTTCTCAAGGTATCAATGTCAACGTTACTCTATTGTTTTCAGTAGAGAGCTATGAAAATGCTGCCTGGGCATATATTCGAGGTTTAGAAGATAGAGTGGCTAAAAACCAGCCGATTGATAAGATTGCTTCAGTCGCCAGCTTCTTTCTCAGCCGCATCGATACTAAAATCGACGATCGCATCGATGAAAGGCTAAAGAATATTGGTACAGAAAATTTAGGTGAAGAATCTCGTTTGCAGCAAATACAAGGTAAAGTTGCGATCGCCAACGCTAAAGTAGCCTATCAAAAGCAGCAAGAAATTCTTAAAAGCGATCGCTGGCAAGCCTTGAAAGAGAAAGGCGCGAACCTACAGCGACTTTTATGGGCGAGTACCAGCACCAAAAATCCCAAATATAGTGACGTGATGTACGTCAATGAGTTGGTTGCACCCAATACGGTAAACACCATGCCACCCGATACTATGCAAGCCTGTGCCGACCACTGCGATCCTGCTGCTAATCGCATTGAAATTAACGTAGAAGAATCCTATCGCTTGCTGGAAAGTCTTAAAGACCCAGACGTTGAGATTGATTTAGACGAAGTGATGTACGAACTTCTCGAAGAAGGAATCGATAAATTTATCAAACCCTTTGATTCTCTGCAACAAACTTTAGAAAGTAAAGTCAAGCAGCTATCTCCAGTTTAG